The following are from one region of the Halodesulfurarchaeum sp. HSR-GB genome:
- a CDS encoding Rid family detoxifying hydrolase, giving the protein MKRVIETAEAPAAVGAYSQATTNGDLVFTAGQLPMTAEGELLEDEPIEVQTRQALENVKAILDEEGLTMQDVLKVTVLMDDIDEFDAMNSAYAEYFRDNPPARSAFEVAEVPKGAKIEIEVIAAQ; this is encoded by the coding sequence ATGAAGCGCGTCATCGAGACAGCAGAAGCGCCGGCCGCAGTCGGTGCGTATAGCCAGGCGACGACCAACGGCGACCTCGTTTTCACCGCCGGACAACTCCCCATGACCGCCGAGGGGGAACTGCTCGAGGACGAGCCCATCGAGGTCCAGACCCGCCAGGCCCTGGAGAACGTCAAGGCCATCCTCGACGAGGAGGGTCTGACGATGCAGGACGTGCTCAAAGTCACCGTCCTGATGGACGACATCGACGAGTTCGACGCAATGAACTCGGCCTACGCGGAGTACTTCCGGGACAACCCGCCGGCCCGCAGTGCCTTCGAGGTCGCCGAGGTACCCAAGGGCGCGAAAATCGAGATCGAAGTCATCGCCGCCCAGTAA
- the ilvA gene encoding threonine ammonia-lyase — translation MLSLSDVEAARDRVDDVALRTSLESQRTFSRMTGADVRLKLENTQRTGSFKIRGATNRIRSLTEEEREGGVITASAGNHAQGVALAAKHSGVEALIVMPEFAPISKVNATESYGAEIELYGQDYADAQERAHELAEDSDRTYVHAYDDQAVQAGQGTIGLEIVEDCPEVDTVVVPIGGGGLIGGIATAIKARKPDTRVIGVQAEGAATVANSLDKGATEELDSVDTIADGIATGAVGETTLPIIDDRVDEIVTVDDSETASAMVLLLERVKTLVEGAGAVPIAALLGEKFDIEDDETIVTVLSGGNIDLNLLTTVLERGLVDRGRFVKLRTVMKDRPGALRDFLNIVTNAQANIYEINHDRARQSFAIDATEIEMDLETRGHEHVEEIISKLRDAGFQVEVRT, via the coding sequence ATGCTCAGCCTATCCGATGTCGAGGCGGCCCGGGACCGCGTCGATGACGTGGCCCTGCGGACCAGTCTCGAGTCCCAGCGGACCTTCTCCCGGATGACGGGCGCTGACGTGCGGCTGAAGTTGGAGAACACCCAGCGAACCGGCTCGTTCAAGATCCGCGGTGCGACAAACCGAATCCGGAGTCTCACCGAGGAAGAGCGAGAAGGCGGGGTCATCACTGCGAGCGCGGGCAACCACGCCCAGGGCGTGGCCCTCGCTGCGAAACACAGCGGGGTCGAGGCGTTGATCGTCATGCCCGAGTTCGCGCCGATCTCGAAGGTCAACGCGACCGAGAGCTACGGCGCGGAGATCGAACTCTACGGCCAGGACTACGCGGACGCCCAGGAGCGGGCCCACGAACTGGCCGAGGACTCCGATCGCACCTACGTGCACGCGTACGACGATCAGGCCGTCCAGGCCGGCCAGGGGACGATCGGCCTGGAGATCGTCGAGGACTGCCCCGAGGTCGACACCGTCGTCGTTCCGATCGGGGGCGGCGGCCTGATCGGCGGCATCGCGACCGCAATCAAGGCCCGAAAGCCAGACACCCGGGTCATCGGCGTGCAGGCCGAGGGGGCCGCGACGGTGGCGAACTCCCTCGACAAGGGCGCGACCGAGGAACTCGACTCCGTGGACACGATCGCGGATGGCATCGCGACGGGGGCCGTGGGCGAGACCACCCTCCCGATCATCGACGACCGGGTCGACGAGATCGTGACCGTCGACGACAGCGAAACCGCCTCCGCGATGGTGCTGCTCCTCGAACGGGTGAAGACCCTGGTCGAGGGGGCCGGCGCGGTGCCGATCGCGGCCCTGCTGGGCGAGAAGTTCGACATCGAGGACGACGAGACGATCGTGACCGTGCTCAGCGGCGGGAACATCGACCTGAACCTGCTCACGACGGTCCTCGAACGCGGGCTGGTCGACCGCGGCCGCTTCGTGAAGCTCCGGACGGTCATGAAAGACCGGCCGGGGGCACTCCGGGACTTCCTCAACATCGTGACGAACGCCCAGGCCAACATCTACGAGATCAACCACGATCGGGCCCGCCAGTCCTTCGCGATCGACGCCACGGAGATCGAGATGGACCTGGAGACCCGTGGGCACGAACACGTCGAAGAGATCATCTCGAAGCTTCGGGACGCCGGGTTCCAGGTCGAAGTGCGAACGTGA
- the citZ gene encoding citrate synthase, with amino-acid sequence MTTELKKGLEGVLVAESALSDIDGDAGKLYYRGYPIEALAEEATYEEVLYLLWNEDLPTATELADFEAEMREARAVKPGIIDLLQLLADSGERPISALRSSVSMLSAEDPATGSDPTDLEAARHMGRRISAKFPTVLAAFDRLRRGKEPVEPREDLGLAANFLYMLHGTEPDPVDAEIFDKALTLHADHGLNASTFTAMVVGSTLADVYNSVTAAVAALSGPLHGGANQDVMEALLEIDEGPLTATEWIKELLDSGERIPGWGHRVYNVRDPRAKILESELRRLSNRTEDCHWLEYLEDLETHLTEEVGLPEKGVAPNVDFYSGAIYYQLGIPLDMFTAIFAMSRSTGWIGHVLEYQEDNKLIRPRGRYIGPDRREFVPIEER; translated from the coding sequence ATGACAACCGAGCTCAAGAAGGGCCTCGAAGGAGTCCTGGTCGCGGAGTCCGCCCTCAGCGACATCGACGGCGACGCAGGGAAACTCTACTACCGGGGCTATCCGATCGAAGCGCTGGCCGAGGAGGCAACATACGAGGAAGTACTCTACCTCCTCTGGAACGAAGACCTGCCGACCGCCACAGAACTGGCGGATTTCGAAGCCGAAATGCGAGAGGCCCGAGCCGTGAAACCGGGAATCATCGACCTGCTCCAGCTGTTGGCCGACTCCGGCGAGCGGCCCATCTCGGCGCTGCGCTCCTCGGTCTCCATGCTCTCGGCCGAGGACCCCGCCACCGGTAGTGACCCGACTGATCTGGAGGCGGCCCGGCACATGGGCCGGCGGATCTCCGCGAAGTTCCCGACCGTGCTCGCGGCCTTCGATCGGCTCCGGCGGGGCAAAGAGCCCGTCGAGCCCCGCGAGGACCTGGGACTGGCAGCGAACTTCCTCTACATGCTGCATGGCACCGAACCTGACCCGGTCGACGCCGAGATCTTCGACAAGGCGCTGACCCTGCACGCCGACCACGGGCTCAACGCCTCGACTTTCACCGCGATGGTCGTCGGCTCGACCCTGGCTGACGTGTACAACAGCGTCACGGCGGCGGTCGCCGCACTCTCGGGCCCACTCCACGGCGGGGCCAACCAGGACGTCATGGAGGCCCTCCTGGAGATCGACGAGGGCCCGTTGACCGCGACGGAGTGGATCAAGGAGCTTTTGGACTCCGGCGAGCGCATCCCGGGCTGGGGTCACCGGGTCTACAACGTACGAGATCCGCGGGCGAAGATCCTCGAATCCGAGCTGCGGCGGCTCTCGAACCGGACCGAGGACTGCCACTGGCTCGAATACCTGGAGGATCTAGAGACCCATCTCACCGAGGAGGTCGGCCTCCCGGAGAAGGGGGTCGCCCCGAACGTCGATTTCTACTCGGGCGCGATCTACTACCAGCTCGGGATTCCACTGGACATGTTCACGGCCATCTTCGCGATGAGCCGGAGCACCGGCTGGATCGGGCACGTCCTGGAGTACCAGGAGGACAACAAGCTCATCCGGCCCCGGGGGCGCTACATCGGGCCCGATCGCCGCGAGTTCGTCCCGATCGAGGAGCGGTAG
- a CDS encoding TrkA C-terminal domain-containing protein, protein MVGRVEYEPASVKDLLVEMKDTAELLIDLSYSAVLHHSEAIAEEVLALEERMDVLQIRARMSLMLAARNPEDAESLAPVLGITGAAEKISDAAGDIAKVVLDDIGLPENMRASLPVAIETLVRTNVVESSPYAGHTLAGLNLETETGVRVIAIRRGGDWVLNPSRETRLEAGDVLLLRGPEAGIAEVVETASGESYTAPDIPDVADADLDRAVNSLVLMKNMSELAVDLAYGSVLYDSVPLAEEVIELEAEVDALKSRFEAWTLRAAAQSADPVSLRGLVHIAQSTEIISDAALEISEGVIRGLDSHVVVQEAVEESDEVLTRTTVEAGSELDGTTLGERAVKTETGMRVIAVRRPSDGSDDWEIQPGPETAIRAGDVLLAKGTRSGADNLAALTAA, encoded by the coding sequence ATGGTCGGCCGCGTCGAGTACGAACCCGCGAGCGTGAAAGACCTCCTCGTGGAGATGAAAGACACCGCCGAACTCCTCATCGATCTCTCCTATTCCGCAGTCCTGCATCACAGCGAGGCGATCGCAGAGGAAGTGCTGGCACTCGAGGAACGGATGGACGTGTTGCAGATCCGGGCCCGCATGAGTCTCATGCTCGCGGCTCGCAACCCCGAAGACGCCGAGTCCCTCGCCCCAGTTCTGGGAATCACGGGGGCCGCAGAGAAGATCAGCGACGCGGCGGGGGACATCGCGAAGGTGGTCCTCGATGATATTGGACTCCCGGAGAACATGCGGGCCTCCCTGCCCGTCGCGATCGAGACTCTGGTTCGGACCAATGTCGTCGAATCCTCGCCGTACGCGGGGCACACGCTCGCGGGCCTCAACCTGGAGACCGAAACTGGGGTCCGGGTGATTGCCATCCGCCGGGGTGGCGATTGGGTGCTCAATCCGTCCCGGGAGACCCGGCTGGAAGCCGGCGACGTACTCCTGCTCCGCGGCCCGGAGGCGGGCATCGCCGAAGTCGTCGAGACCGCTTCAGGCGAGTCCTACACGGCCCCCGATATTCCGGACGTGGCGGACGCGGACCTCGATCGGGCGGTCAACTCCCTGGTCCTGATGAAGAACATGAGCGAGTTGGCCGTCGACCTGGCCTACGGTAGTGTCCTTTACGACAGCGTGCCGCTGGCCGAGGAAGTGATCGAACTGGAGGCCGAGGTCGACGCACTGAAGTCCCGCTTCGAGGCCTGGACGCTTCGAGCGGCCGCCCAGTCCGCCGACCCGGTCTCGCTGCGGGGGCTGGTTCACATCGCCCAGAGCACGGAGATCATCAGCGACGCGGCCCTGGAGATCAGCGAGGGAGTCATTCGGGGGCTCGACTCTCACGTCGTCGTCCAGGAGGCCGTCGAGGAGTCCGACGAGGTCCTCACCCGGACCACCGTCGAGGCCGGGAGCGAACTGGACGGGACGACTCTCGGCGAGCGCGCGGTCAAGACCGAGACCGGCATGCGGGTGATCGCCGTGCGACGACCGAGTGACGGCAGCGACGACTGGGAGATCCAGCCGGGCCCGGAGACGGCCATTCGGGCGGGCGATGTCCTGTTGGCCAAAGGGACCCGGAGTGGGGCGGACAACCTCGCGGCGTTGACGGCCGCGTGA